CAGGTCTCAGAAGTAATTTCTGGAGAACATTTTACGTTCAGTCTCGGATTGATGACAATTGTGCATGAATCCAGCTGGCCAATCCGTATAAACTAGGAAAAGACTTGACCAATCTCAAGAGCAATGATGAGCGTATAAAAAGCCAGGACAAGAATTGGCTCCTGAGGGCTTCATTGACCATCATCTACTCCTTGTGAAAGTGTAGATGTCTTCACCTTCTTCTTTATAGGTGATCCTCTGTATTGGGATAGCCATGGTCTACCATGACCCAATAATCACTATGTACATTGTTATCCTTAGTCTGGAGACCATTTATGGAGTGTCTACCAATGCCGTCATTATCTTGTTCCTTTCCTATTATTATGCTCGTGGACTGGACAGGAGAGTCAGTAATATTATCATCTTGGCTTTGAGCATCTCCAATGTCCTCTACGCCTGTGTCTCATATGTGAATATTTTACTGCTCTATTTTAATCCCTTAGTTTTCCTGAAAACCCTTATAACGCCAGCCGTCTACGTCTTTGCCACATTCATGATCACCTCCTCGTCCTGGCTCACTGCCTGCTTATGCTTCTTCTACTTCATGAAGATCCAAACTTTTCGATCTGGCTTCCTCTCCTGGATAAAGATGAAGGTGAACATTGCTATTCCATGGATGATCCTTATGGCCGAGCTTATATCTGTTGTCTCCGCCTCACTGAACATTCTAGAGTTTCTTGAACACAATGAATCTTCAAAGAACATCTCCCTGGTCCAGTTGGCCAAGATGAAGGCAAAATCCAATGGGATATTTTCCAACAATTTGTACATCTCGTTTGTGAGCAGCTGCTTCCCGTTTCTCATAAGTGTGGTGACCACAGCAGCTACTGTTTGTTCCTTGAACAGACACCGCAAAAAGATGAAGAAAAATCAAACAAAATCTTCTGTCAATGTGAAAGCTTACGAAAATACAGTCCGCAACATGATACGACTTCTAGTCTTCTATGGGATGTTTTACGTCACATTGTTCCTTTTCTACTTTAACCTATTTGTCACATACACCACCGGGTTTTGGGTGTTTCTGATTATTATATCTTTATATGCTCCAGTTCAATCAACTCTTCTAATTTTTTCTAACACCAAACTGAAGAAAGCCTGGATGAAGGTCTTCTACTGGAAAGTGATGTCCACAAAGGAAGAAGAGAGCAGGAACATCTCCTCACCAGAGAACTGAATCATGCTCTATCTACACCTGAGGCCTAAATAGAACAGATGGTAAACAGGTCATAGTTCATCTTTGACTGAAACCAATACGAGGCCATCAAATATCATAACTGTCAATACTTATTTATCAAACCATTGACCAAAATAATATAGTGACTGTAGAAATGTCGCAAAAAGTAATATAAAGGCTTGTATTAATGATTTGACATATTTTCTTGAATAATAAATTAAGGCTAAATTGTTTTGATTAAAATTTCTTCTGTTTCAAGAACATTTAAAGATTCCCTTATTAATCTTCTTCTTTATATTTTCCAGACTTCTTGCTTCATCATCTTCGTTACCTTCTCGATTATCTTTCTTACCAGACTTCCTCATCTTCTTTGTTACCTCCTCAATCATATTCATTTGTTGCCTCCTCAATCATCTTGTTTATCTTACTCTTCCTTTACTTCCCGATCATCATCCTTACCAAACTTCTTGCTTCTTTACCTTCTCGTTTATCTTCGATCATCTTCAGTGATTTTCAGGTGCTTTTACAAATCCTCGGGGCATCTTCAGTGATTTCCAGGT
The nucleotide sequence above comes from Ranitomeya imitator isolate aRanImi1 chromosome 7, aRanImi1.pri, whole genome shotgun sequence. Encoded proteins:
- the LOC138646237 gene encoding taste receptor type 2 member 8-like, whose translation is MVYHDPIITMYIVILSLETIYGVSTNAVIILFLSYYYARGLDRRVSNIIILALSISNVLYACVSYVNILLLYFNPLVFLKTLITPAVYVFATFMITSSSWLTACLCFFYFMKIQTFRSGFLSWIKMKVNIAIPWMILMAELISVVSASLNILEFLEHNESSKNISLVQLAKMKAKSNGIFSNNLYISFVSSCFPFLISVVTTAATVCSLNRHRKKMKKNQTKSSVNVKAYENTVRNMIRLLVFYGMFYVTLFLFYFNLFVTYTTGFWVFLIIISLYAPVQSTLLIFSNTKLKKAWMKVFYWKVMSTKEEESRNISSPEN